In bacterium, the DNA window AAAGAAGACACAAAGAGCACAAAGAAATAAAGGGAAAATTTATTCTCTCAAAAATCTTTGAGTCCTTTGTGAAACCCTTTGTGATCTTTGTGGTTTAAAAAAATTGTAGCTATTGTCAGACACCACCGGATATTCGATACTGGACACTGGATCCTTTACCCGCATCAAGCATCGAGGATCGAGCATCGAGCATCGAGGACTATTTGGTTGCGGCGGGAGGCCGCGCTATGATTATAGAACGACGAACAGAGGAATAAGTAAAACCCCGAAGGGGTGAAATAAAAACCACGGCCGTGGACTCGGATTGTTCGTCAAGGAAAGCACATTGTAATGTCTGACGGTATTCGCTTTCTTACGAGTCCGCACCACAATCCGGTTGATGCTTACACAATGGGAGGTATAGTCCATGATGCTGGGCTTACTGTTGAAGAGTTTCGTAGTCGGTTATAGCAACTATTAATATCTTTTGGACTTCGATATGGGATCAAAACAGTTACCTAAGATCAGAATACTTCATGTAATCCAATGGTTGGAACAAGGCGGAGCAGAAAAGGGGGCATGTTTATTAGCCGCGTCTTTGAATAAAGATAGGTACGAATCAATAGTTTGCGCCTTTCAAGACGGACTAATGCGCCAATATATAGAACCTCTGGGGGTGGACCTTAACATCGTCGAAAAAAAGCATAAATTGGATATGGTATTTTTGATGAAACTGGTGTATTTGATGAAAAAAAAGAAGGTTGATCTGGTCCATTGCCGTGGGATTCCTCCCACGGTCTATGGGGGTATGGCGGCAAAGTTAGCCGGTCTTCCTTTGGTGACAAGCGTCCATGGAAGAAGTCAGTTCCAAACGAAAACCGGCCTTAAAGCCTTGTATCTAATTCAAAAGTTCGGGGGGAAAGTGGTCGCTGTTTCAGAGAGTATGAGAGATGATTTAGTCAGAGAGGGTAATTTGGAAAGGGATAAAATTATGGTCATTCACAACGGTATAGATGTAAAAAATATAGAATTAGGGGACGGCGGCCAGATTAAAAGAGAAGAATTTAAGGTAGACACCTCTTCTTTAGTTATTGGAGCCGTAGGGACATTGAGGCCGGTAAAGGGCTATGAATATTTGGTTCGCGCCATGCCTCTCATATTAGAATCACTTCCTCAAGTAAGGTTAGTTTTTATTGGTGACGGGGAGTCAGCAGATGAATTAAAGGAGATAACCGAGCATTTAGGCCTTCAAGATTCGGTTCTTTTTCTGGGAAGACGTAAGTATGCCCAGAGGTTAATGAACGGCTTTGACGTCTTAGCGGTCTCATCATTATCAGAAGGGCTGTCTATGGTTATCCTGGAGGCAATGTCCGTTTCTGTGCCGGTGGTAGCCACCAAGGTGGGGGGCAATCCTGAGGTGGTAGAAGATGGGGTGACAGGCATTTTAGTGGAAAAAAAGAGTGAAGTAAGTTTAGCTCAAGGGCTAATCTGGATTTTAAAGGATGAGAATAAAAGGAAGGCGATGGGAAAGGCTGGGTGGAAGCGAGTTAAAGAGGCATTCTCCCTGAAGGACATGGTCAGGAAGTATGAAGAGGTCT includes these proteins:
- a CDS encoding glycosyltransferase, translating into MGSKQLPKIRILHVIQWLEQGGAEKGACLLAASLNKDRYESIVCAFQDGLMRQYIEPLGVDLNIVEKKHKLDMVFLMKLVYLMKKKKVDLVHCRGIPPTVYGGMAAKLAGLPLVTSVHGRSQFQTKTGLKALYLIQKFGGKVVAVSESMRDDLVREGNLERDKIMVIHNGIDVKNIELGDGGQIKREEFKVDTSSLVIGAVGTLRPVKGYEYLVRAMPLILESLPQVRLVFIGDGESADELKEITEHLGLQDSVLFLGRRKYAQRLMNGFDVLAVSSLSEGLSMVILEAMSVSVPVVATKVGGNPEVVEDGVTGILVEKKSEVSLAQGLIWILKDENKRKAMGKAGWKRVKEAFSLKDMVRKYEEVYESLLS